GTAACCAATGAACTTTATATTTGAAATGGGTCGTATCACTTTCAAGCTATAGAATTAGTACTCTTAAATAGTAATAGTATAATGTGTTATGTATCAATATTAGAAATTTCACTGTGGATTTGGGTAACGTAACGTGGTTTAATACTAAGCGTCCAGAATGAATGGCCATCTGAAGGCGTTAAGATAACCTTAGATGCTCAACCAACAGTGAAATCCTTAACACGGCAATTGTCGAGTTCAGTGTGAACTGTTTTCAATCAATAAGTATTAGTATTGTCGGGTACAGAGGCAGTCGTGTAAGTTTACGCGCGCTACTTGCGTTCCATATGTATCTGCACAATACAAACTAATGAGCCTTATTTAGATATTGATCTTCCTTTTAATTTGTCACAAATTCATTTTATCTGAATCTCGGTTTAATCTAAAAGTAATTCTCCCTTCTCCCCTCCGAATCTGCCTCATTTTTGTAAGATCGAATGGGAAAGAGACCCATTCCTTTTATTTTTGGTCATAATAATATCTATGTTCTCATGATTCTTATAGTAAAATACAGTTGTTGCTGGAAAATATGGCAGTTAACAATTCTACTATACTTGTCATCCTGTTTTTAAGTTGATTGCATCTTTTTGCAGCTGTTATCAATAGTATGCTCTGGCTTACGATTATTCGATCTCAATCTCCCACGCAATAGTTTCGTGCTGTCCAAATATGTACTATAAGTTAAATCGTATCCAAGTATATTTCCAAAAAAGTTATATCGAGATAAGTTCTGCTATTTGCGAGCCTCCTtctattttatttagtcataagTAGCTAACTATGTTGTGCAAATGGCATCTCGCGTTATTTTAATATGACATTAAGCAGGTCCTTCGCTTGTTTTGTGACTGCAGCAATATCGGTGACGATTCGCGAAAGTGTCGGGGCTGTTTCACATTGCCCTGCAATGGTCGTATCGGAAACCTCCCCAATAAGATATACATATGGAATATTATGTGGGCTCAGCCATCGCATCGGCTATTGTGGCGCCGCGCCTGCACTTATCGTCGCTGGATGCTATAGTTGCtatctttattttactattgTTTTTCGTGGGAAAGCTGCTGTGCTATTCTTGTTACTTAAATGCCTGCCAAATGTCTAGTGTAGGAGTGTTTGCACTCTCGATTCAATATTCATCAATtagaaatattataataagttatttaaaatgtaattatgAATCTAAACAAGGGAAATAATCATTATTAGACGTAAGTGCACTTCAAACTGCGTTAAAAGACGTTCACTAGTATCGTGCCGGAATCGCTGTCAAATATTATTCTTTAATAGATAATGAACTATTTTCGAAAGTTGTAATACGGATCATATAATAACGCTAATAAAACATCTGAGGGTATCTCGTTTAAGGAATAGTGTAAGAATGTTTTAACTTATCAAATCATTGTATCCGTCGTTTTGAGTTTCGAGTTAATATAAACATTAGATTaagattattaattttaaaatgtcggCCGAACTAATTTTAATTGTGACAATGATTGAAATATTATTGCTTTAAGTTAACATATCCAGTTTTATCAAACGAGCATTGATAGAATCACTACTTAAATCTGGCTCAAGATGCCCTCTTTTTATTTTACTAGGATTTAGCAATATTGTTAATTACTCTACGAAGTATAGTTTTTATACGCGATGAAAGTTGTTTAACCAAAAACTTGACGCtgaattaggtaagtacttacctaaatattaaACAGCAGACCACGAGTAGCACCTaggtttattataattattatttaagtatgttGTTAGCTGTAGGCGCTCGAACATCTTTATTATACGCGTAAATGTTAAGATAAAGCTCCCAACAGAAACCGCAATCCCCCTCGAGGCCAAAAATAAGGTTGTTATACCGCCTTTTTAGTTATAAGCTTTTTTctatcttatttttattttgcggATATCTAATATCGAGGATATATAACTTATGGCTCTTAAATGTTTTATGAACTCTTAAAAGGATTTTAGGAATCAAGTTTATATTATAGACAATTTCATACGATAAGATTTTCATACGCAGAAGTTTAGTAAAGTTTATCTCAAAAGCAGCACGAGAGAACCGTCTCAATATACATGACTAATATGTATAACGTTTTAATTTCATGAATCTTTTTTTTATGCGTCTAAATAAGTTGGTTTGATTTAAGGAATCCTGAAAACTTTTTAAGAGGCATGCGAGTATTTAAGTTGCGAGCCTTCACACTTTTAGGATGTATATTTTAAGTTTCTGGTTTATCAGTCTTGGATAAATTACGACTTAGTAGTTAGACTGAAGAGTACGAGAGATAACATGGGATGAATCTCATCTCTCCTACTCTTCCTGTAAATATCTTCCTAAAAGAAAATTTGAGAGATGAGATCTTTATTTTGCAACCTTCCTATagatcgttttttttagcattagaaagaaggtaaatgatcttgacatgtcttttaattgaaaaacgctttttaaccttttggacgccaatgaccgatatatccgcaccgtaggttcaacgccaaagaccgattaatcggtcacagaccacagagcaacatcgacctacgtgcatatacataaagttcaacttcagttttgacacttcaatgatgtggcacctgagtgacagcttttgtgtgtgacacggcgtggaaaaggttaaaaatcagtaactattacttacgaaagcagaagaatataaatgatcgtattagattcataattgttaggtacatatttgccgtgacttatttttaaaacgtgtttttcaattaaaagacacgtcaagattgtttaccttttttctaatgctaaaaaaaacaactattgTACTTTATACAAATGTTTATACctatcgcgtcgaatgatggtccagGGCTATGAGAGTTCCGTCAAGTCTTATTTAccatatttgttattatttaaatgttacatttctaaataaattcatgtactattaaaacttataaaaaaatgtcTCAAATATATTACGTGTCATTCGACGCAAGCGGTACCTATAGaaagtttttataaaattatcgcATTAAATTTACTTCTCTTATCGCCAAAagtataactaaaaattattttaccaagtaggtacaacaaatactatgtggctttccattagagAAGGGTCGGTCATTATGCTTGGTATACAATAAGTACGTTTCTCTAGcagaatttctgttggaatttgTCCTTGAAGCATAACGGACACTTCTGTGATGGCAAGCCACAAATACATTTCCCAACAACTagcaaataaaaccaaaatttgTACCTATAAAAGAAACCTAGTATTTTTGAGTACTTTATTGGTATTTGTTTTTTCGTGTAAATTCATAAATATGATTTCATAATTGCtgtgaaatattttttcaggGCTGTTAGGTAGGGCAGGGGTGGTAGAGCTGTCAGCCtgatataattatttacaaaaaaattgagCGCTCGCAACTGTTTTCGCATATGTtgctatgtatttttatattataagtatgGCTAAGATTATGTTATATGTATTTGACACACCATATCTAATACTGGACCTACATGTTTCTGACACGGAAAACTCCGTGTATAGTCCACATAGTACCTAATGTGTTATCTTAGATTAGTCTTCAGATTTCTTCGTGCAGGGTAATTTCATGGAGTTATTGAGGTGGTTAGCCGTGGCGAATATTGTAATAGTAGCGCTCAATCCGCGTATAAATGTCGTCCTTATATTTAACATGTTTAAGCCGGTAACTCGAGTTTAGTCAATTCAAGGTAAAATCGTCGTATTTCCATTTTATTAGGCTAAGTCTAGATTTTAATTGTCTGCCTACATCAATCACGCACTGTAACTTGTTTGTGATAAGTCGTAATGATATCTCCGCCTGACTGTTCACTAAATTTGGAACCTGAATGTTAATACACAAAATTAAGTCCACTGTTTTGTCAtaaagaaatatagtaagacaagagtgctcactccatacatcagttagactattaatttcagtgtctacatctagcatcgagtagcgaaactatcagtactgctacttgacaatagatgtagcaccgaccggaaagtcttatctcaagagcataagactttccggtcggtgctacatctattgtcaagtagcagtactgatagttccgctactcgatgctagatgctaatagtctttttggtactaaaactgatgtatggagtgagcaatctatgtatttttttctctatggttttgtAATTAAATGTTAGATCTATTGACGCAACATTAAAACATTTGCCCACGTGTTAGCAATAGTAGGAACGATGCACAGCTAAATTGCCTTAGTGAACTATTCATGAACTATGAATAAAAACTTAGCAATAGTAAAATCCGAGCGTCTCATTAATTGCCTTAGAATGCTGAATGATTATACATATAATCCATGGAATAAAGTAAAGTGCTTATACATATGTTTAATACTTTATTAGGCCTTAAACAATGTAAATATATGTAGTCGTAGTCTGCACTTTCTTTATTGGTAAActactatttaaaattaaatcttgctctTTTCCATTTGAATAATTCTGCCATTTCTGCCATCAGAAGATTTTAGTGGAGTTCGCCTTAAATCCGGATCTAATTCCGCATTTTTCGCACATGAGTCTTGTTCTAGCACAAGGGTCACCAATTAttatagtttcttcaggggtccgatttttaaagtaaaatgaCCAGCGCGGTCGGTTTCTAGTTACTtgagtattaataaataaattaaaaaaaaattaaggtcgGCGGTCCAGATCCGGATCGCGGTCCGCCATTTGAGACCCCTGTAATCTAGCAGGATGTTCAATATGACAAAATTATAAACGTGTATAGGTATAGCTattcctatatattatattttttcgctttatagtattttatgcaaccgttgtttaagagaggtcaaaaaaggcgagtgccggcgtgagtaacaatttgaggcgaagccgaaaattgttaataaagacgccacgagtattttttgactcagttaaacaacgttgcatacaatactgtttctacgaccaagcacttactttgaaataaaattgtaaaaacaaatatttttaattcaagaagtagctaaaatggagggtacgggcgggaaaagaatgaatgaatgaaatgaaaaaaaaaaaacatgtctatggttcacttattggtcagagatgacatttaaaataaggttggcaacactgtatttcattcaatattttttaagtgctcATTACACGAAATATCGTataatcgccaaaaagatactgcgtgtatgcacaaattcttttttgaggcatagactaaagacttgtcttgacaactataaggtagggttttaaaggtgtgtgcacgaccctttaaatgacaaataaaagtacgggagtagaaaaaagcatTAACGCATGTGGACGCGTGCGAAGTAGGTATTGTATTAACTTCCAAGTTCTTGATTCTGAATGGCCCCTGAGGGCTTTCCGTAAACATAACAAATCGAAACTCTGTTCTCTGCCTATTTCTATTCTCTTGCACATTCGAGTAATAGAGCGGCAGATAACGTTCGAGGTAGGCCCTAAAACGCAGCAACGCGACGCGATGCATATGACTTTCTGTTACTCTGAATGTCAAAATGCGCCTTTATTAACCCGCACTAAGGTCCATTTTCCCAGACATTGCAACTTTTCATTTTCTAATAAAAGtgatgtgacgtcaccatattTTGTATTGGTCTTCTTTTGTATCGATATCTTTTGTATCGACTTCTGAATACCACAAATGTGGTATTCAGAAGTCGATAGAGATAACTGAtgttaaaaaaaagatattacatTATCGTTATGGTATTAATcgaactacttttaattttatgagtaagttaatatgtagtaattttttgacaagggggcaaagttgttgttaaaCATCTCGGTCTAATATTGAGACCTACcggagcaagcgaaagataccaaaatggaatcttgagcgctgCGCGGGTTTCAagacacgagggttaaacaaattttgccaccgagtgaagCACTaaacttttcaccacaccaatacaaggaaaatactaactgtaaaatatcaaacaaatcaTTTAAAAGTCTAAAGTCAACAACATACAAACTATCTTATCactttttgaacaatcaagagagcctttaccagctggtggtgaaaattttattttcacctcagcagctcgaacaagggtactttgctacttaaaaacagtgagcaaaatcgcattttgctcactgagtgagacaaaatgagcaaaatgcgattttgctcactgtttttaagtatcaaagtacccttgttcgagctgctgaggtgaaaacataattgttggtatatcttaagaaaacatgagtgaataggtaagtgatgaagaaggaatacatttttcgggttctaaatatgttctcactgctgaggtgaaaagttttgtgaactacaagagatcaaagttatttacatctcgtgcgcttttgagtcccttactacgctcaagattctaaattagatagttctagtatagaatctttcgcctgcacgggactcaaaataagcactcgaagaaatatcaaactttgatctcttgttgtacaaataactatttcatggTTTTACTCCCttcttttgttttataaagaatgTTTTTAAAGCGTCTGTCGGTTCACTCTGATTTTGAATACCACTACTGCCACAGCACAGGTAACAATTATAGTTagcttttttagcattagaaagatggtaagcgatcttgacaagtcttttaattgaaaaacgctttttaaaaatcagtaactattacttatgaaagcggaAGAAtattaaatgatcgtattagattcataattgttacatattcgccattatttatttttaaaacgtgtttttcaataaaaagacacgtcaagattgtttaccttatttctaatgctaaaaaaacgaactatagcatagAGTCGGGACGCGTTTTTAAAAGGGGCGGTGTAGGATGGCAGAGTTATTCTTATTTCTTACGATTATTATTTGGAATGGAGGCAATTTTCTTCTTACATACAAAGAAGCTTACCAAGGACTATTATTTCttttaattaatgttaaatgtgACAAAACTAAGAACCCTTTCACTGGATCAAAGTAAAGTagctaaatattaatatatgtagtatttatatttttacaaattcCGGTTTATATAGATAAGGAAGTGGACAGATTCAGTAGTATAAAACGTGTAATGTAAACCTTGTATTGTATAATGACAGTGCAAAACGATCCCCGGcaaaaatgcaataaataagTGAATCAAAAATATCTACTTATTTAGTCATAATTATGAATGTCATATATTGATCATATTTCTGTGGATGTAATTATAACATTAACGTAGCAGTAATAATACAGTTAATGAAATGCTAAATATGTGTATGGGTTGTAATACAATctgtttattatatttgaaGTTTTATTCTCAATAACGAGATCGTACGaagatttaaccttttgaacgccacagacggcatataacgtcaacgcaaaatcgtgacaacgacgccaaagacggcatttgacgtcgatcgttttttgatgaaaatctactgaaaaacaccccacttttaggctggcattatttattcacaaaactaaattttacccctgtggcgtcagtggcacatttgccgtgccactgacgcgccatttggcgttcaaaaggttaaagtgTATTCCCATCATCACCGCCGCCGTATATGAGGCGGGGACAATTAGGAAtgatgtatatgtatatgtcaccgtaaaattgtaaacactcgtcagattataatctcgctagttaaattataaactgacggtagggatattataaactaacctaacctaacctacgttagattataaactaacgggtttacaatcttacggtgtcatatataaagcGACtgttcccatctgtgcccggcgcgGACAAGATTCCAGTCATTCGGAAACAGGAGAGACAATTTTCCGAGTCGGTCATTATcatggtatcgtcttgggtcgtcccattcgtttttcgtcaagtttttagattagtcctattctgctttcgtcacccattctacattcgtcacaatcgtcggtggctttcaatgtagaatgcgtgacgaaagcagaataggactaatttaagaacttgacgaaaaacgaatgggacgacccaagacgataccattATCATGATGATCCATTTCCAAATGTCAAAATGCGTGTGGATTGTGgttgaataattaaaacatcTGGCCTTTTATACATAAACTTTATTTACCATTCTTAAGGTAAGGTATTTGATGTAAAtagtgaaaatattttataagtaaagGAAAGCTAAGcatcttataaaaatatttattcgttTTCAACTGGACCTGAGAGACGTCGGCGAGGTCGTGTTGTCGTTCAACAAGCATATTATACTATTGTGATCAATCATTCATTAGTGTACCAACGTTTATTGAATTTATCTTCGTCACACcccaaattttaacattaaatagACACTTTATAATTGAGTAACTTTCGTGGAATGCATTTTAGACACAAGCATATAATGAAGTACCCTTAAGTGATTAGAGGCCATCAGGCAGTCTTGACAAGTCCAACGTTCACTCACTACATGCATATGCCCAATAAACTGTGATTCAATCTGACATAAACTTGTAAGGAGGAAACAAACGTTACACAGTTCTAACTGATATTTCCTAAACAGTGATAAAACTATTAGTCATGGGCTAAAACAATACTAACGAAACTAAATAGTAGTCGACATCTCATCTATACCTTTAATAGGACACCTCGTAGCGTAACACTGATCCCCCATAAAGTAAATTAATTCTAATATAAATAACGTAACACGAGTAATAATGGGGTTCGAATTAAGGTGTAAAATCAGAATATTGTAGTTTCGCCACAACGCTACCGCCCAACCGGCGgcgacacagaataaataatgtataaatattAGATTACTCGGTTGCAAACTATCATAATATACTCAAAACGTCATAAAGCCAATGACTTACTTAAGTGTTAACTTAAAGTGCAAGCATTTTATGAAAGATTACGTGAAGCGTGTCCGGACTACCCCGAGTGTCAACTAGCTGCAAAACCCAATCACACTTGCTTAGACAAAGTACTGGTGTAACATGAATAATAAACGTTTCCGTAACTCCGAGGCCTACGCCGTTATTATAGCGCtaggacaaaaaaaaaacttttatgcTTTTTAACAATCCACGCGCGTTGCAGGTGATCCGAGTTAGGGTCGGTCGCATAGATCCATCCGTCTGTAAAAGTGTTCGCAAAATTGTATCGTATGAGAAATATCATAGTTCACCGCCGAGGGACGTCGATAACTCCGCTATTTGTGgtcggtgcaagtggcccttagtgaaTCGCCTGTGGAGTCCCGGTGtccggtgtgtgtgtgtgtgtgtgcgccgCACTAGGGTAGCGGCTTGTGCTCGGGGATGGTGGGCGAGGCGGCGCCGCTAGCCGCGCGGCTGGCGTCGCGAAGCGCCTCGTCGAAGCTCTGCGTCGAGTTCGACCGCGATGCCACCTTGCCCTGCAAGTATGAGTGTACACTTAGAGTGTTCTGTCTGACAGTGCGTTCCGTTTGAGGGCTAACTTGTTATTGGCAGCCGGGATTTTGTAAGTTGGGCACCTTTATGATATGATTTGTAGTAGCTAGATTGTCATACTTTAGCGTTAGGCGACGTGGTGTACGGAACGGTATAATAATATGCCATTTACATCTACTGTCAAATTTGGGTTCACTTTTTACACTTCATTACTCATCTTAGCAACTTATTttctactagctgttgcccgcgacttcgtacccgtggattagtatattttccccatacaaactttggacccccatttcacccctttaggggatgaattttgaaaaatcctttcttagtggacccctagaccttataaggaacctacttgccaaatttggactttctagtcccagcggtttgggctgtgcgttgatttaagtcagtcagtcaggtctttcacgtttatctaatctaatacctttaaacgagcaattcttgcatatttatttatttatatatttcggggatctcggaaacggctcttaacgatttcgatgaaatttggtatataggggttttcgggggcgaaaaatcgatctagctaggtcttatctccgggaaaacgctaattttgtagattttacatgttttccgagcaaagctcggtctcccagatattatatatagATGAGACGAACAGAGCAACACGTGCCGGTGTGGGTCCATCTTCCTTGAGAGTTACATATCCGAGTGCCACGGTGGGTTACATCCGAGTGTCGTCttaccaggggggtgtcacaccgcagtttaggtacatttggccggcgcgcccatcagacaggcgtatggcagtgggctgccgctcttgcgcacgatagtcgtgtcacgcggcgctcacgcaaaattgaaaatacacaatggcttcgaaacttacttccgtgagattcaggcatactatctccggataaaatatgtatgtttacataatcaacgtttgtaattcctacatatttatcttaaaaataataaatcagtgggtataggtataaaaacttgtcaagtgataaccccgtgccgacactcacagctcggtcataaaactgcggcgcgcaaaggagattcacggttcgtgcgcggttataagtttcaattttgcttgcaggcggcgatataggtgtaattttatacctaatctgacttttgtgaaggagtgaattttctgtgcggtagtactattagttattctgtggtcttACCTTAACGTTCTCGTAGGCGGAGCCGACGCGCTCCTCGATGGAGCGGAAGGACTCGGAGTTGCGCATCTGGCCGAGCTTGGTGGACACGCCGGCGGTGATGCCTCCCAGGATCGAGGTGGTCTTCTCCGCCGTCGATTTTATCACAGATTCCGTTTTTTGGTATCTGCGGATTATAAACACATTGGTAAATTAGTTGGCTCGGTACACGAGTGCACCAAAAAGGCAGccattaagcccttgctacacggtcgccgacaagccttctaaccgtctgaccttggtctgtccttggtcagttttggtaaaattttgttggaaacaactgtctacacggtccgtccagaccaaggccacgcggtctgaggggcttgtcggcgaccgtgtagcaagggctttagtgaAGAATGGTGGCCTGCTGTAAAGCTTGTCACCACTTGACCACTTTGCCAAGAGTGAAACGTCTAGCCGTAAGCGACTGACTAATATTGTAACGTATTTCGTAGACGACAGTTTTGGTTTAAATATGGAGGACGCTTTAGCATTGACAACAATAACGATTATTTTAAAGGTCGTTACATCGAAGTGATTAGGTAATTTATAGATACATACGGCCATAGAAATCTGACTGACTCATTGTTGATATCCTtcaatactacttttaattaattttgtatattCTAGGCGTTAATAATCATGGCAAAGGATTGAAAGGATGACTGATAACACACATTGACTTGAGTGTGAATATACTTAACTAAAATGATAACGTGAGATTACAATAAAATCGATGACTTCATTCAAAATATTGCGATACATAGATGTACCTATATTACTTATCAAGTGTCATCCGACATTATATTGGAACGAAAGGTAACTGTGTCAACTTACGATTCATCAGTACTCTTGAAAATGAATGTGATAgaatttgttttcaataaaagATGACTGTAGGCGCTTGGTACCTAGACTGGCAGTGATAAAAATGACTATTGCTCTGATAACGGTCACtgcaatatacctaatataagtaAACATTCACATCATGAATTCATAAATCACGCAAAAAAACCATGAGATTCTTGCACAAAGATCAAGATATAAGGTAATTTATTTTCGTTTTAGGGCTCTTACAGACGAGCCACAGCACGCCAGCGACCGTCCGCGACAGCAATCGGCGATGTTCGGCATTGCGCACATGTTGGTgtacagccctagtagcacggtcgcatttttatcgtttatcaccatgcctgtcacgttctaacaagtatgtaagtgcgaaagtgactggcatagtgatagtcgatagaaatggaaccgtgctgagcccgctgatctTACTCTAAAGAGCCCTTAGgtatgatatatttctgttttcCATTTTAGTATATGTGTAAACAGTCACTATTACgtactaatattaaataatacttagtgACCGATTTTAATAAAGACAACAGAGactataaataaattagtttactCGTTAAGTAAGTAAAAGTACTTATAGCAAATACATCAAATAAACAACAACATTAACATTACGCTAGTTAATgaaaatattaggtatctaGTAGAATACAAGTTCTTTTGGGTTAGAACAGTTTTATTAATCAAAAACCATGCCAAATCACTACAGTTTAACCATCTAAGTACCTCTAAAAAGCGTTCTCACCGCTAACCATAATCAAAAAAATCAATATATGTAAACCATTCCACTATATATGTAGGGCAAACAATCTATTATtgccaataaaaataaactcatGATAGCTCTAGGTTCACTAAAATGGACACTTCTTTTGTTGCTTCAAAACGTCTTTTGTAAGACGTAACGAACGTCTTACAAAAGATGGTGGCAAAGACGGGATTGTTTACCCTAATTGTAAGACATTAAAATGAACTTACATTGGTGCTTCGGTCACAGCTTGAGTAAGCGCTGCCACGCGAGTTTCTATTGATTGATAGCTGTTGTGCAACAAACCAAAAGTGAATAAAAGAAGATTTAAAAACACCGCCACATTTTCTACTTCTAAGCAAAACAAAAAGCAAGCAATGCACCCAAGCTTCACTAATGCATGTTTATGCTCTACTCTAACCCTCAAGAATTGTTTTAACATTGAATTGATAATGTAACGTAATGCAATGCCCCTGagcatgtttacgttgaaatgttaaaataacacatgctaCTTACACTTGGCTTTCTTTCACATTTTTGAAACCCTGATTGACGTCTTCAGTAATCTCCTTCCACACTGTGATGCCGAGCTTTCTTTTAAGTTCGGAGCTTTGACGCATCTGAAAAGATTGTATTGGAATTTAATTGGTgctaaataaactttattggtactaaataaaataaaataccgtTTCCAATAAAAACGTCCATTTGTTTCGATTGTGGGTTgtctttttaacacgcttttattattaGGTCggcctgtatgtaactatgtaattgtaatggaatcttgcaagttaaatttgatccacttcccggtttccgattgagctgaaattttgtatacactgtaagtcgggtgacaatgcaatattatggtaccatcgagctgatctgatgatggagacaggaggtggccgtaggaactctgtgatgaaacaacgcaacctaattgtgttaggggtttttagaattgtctcgatgagta
This region of Cydia amplana chromosome 4, ilCydAmpl1.1, whole genome shotgun sequence genomic DNA includes:
- the LOC134663199 gene encoding tumor protein D54 isoform X3, translating into MSGVQTAEEVIPGAGAGGDSQTPDELVGLTPEQAEQLRAEWSRELARVDDEIATLRTVLNSKMRQSSELKRKLGITVWKEITEDVNQGFKNVKESQVYQSIETRVAALTQAVTEAPIYQKTESVIKSTAEKTTSILGGITAGVSTKLGQMRNSESFRSIEERVGSAYENVKGKVASRSNSTQSFDEALRDASRAASGAASPTIPEHKPLP